The DNA segment GCGCATAGCCCAAGTTCTCACAGGCGCTCTCGAACGCATCGAGCATCGGCGTCGGCCCGCAGCAATAGAAGTGGGTGTCTGCCGGGCGCCCGGCCAGATACCCGGGCAGATCCGGCAAGGCATCTTTTTCATCGTTGAAGTGATAGATCACCTTGGCCCCGAGCTCGGCGATCTGTTCCAGCAACGCTGCCTCGCGACGCGAGCGGGCGCAGTAGATCAGCTCGGCCGAGCGACCCAGCGCCAGCAACTGGCGGAACATGCAGTAGATCGGCGTGATGCCGATGCCGCCAGCCACCAGCACGCTGTGGCTGGCGCGGCTGTCGAGGGCGAAGTTGTTGCGCGGCTGGGAGATCTTCAGCTCTGTGCCCACGCGCAGGTGTTCGTGGACAAAGCGCGAGCCGCCGCGGCTGTTGCGATCACGCAGGATGCCGACCACATAACGGCCTTGGTCGCTCGGCGAGTTGAGCAGCGAGTAGCTGCGCACCAAGCCGTTGGGCAAATGCAGGTCGATGTGCGAGCCGGCCTCGAACGGCGCGAACACGGTATCGCCCCAGGGACGCAGCTCGACGCTGATGATCCCTTCGGCTTCATGGCGCAGGGTGTGCACCAGCGCGCTGATGGTGGAGGAGTTGGACATCGGTCACCTCAGGTTCAATAGCTCAAGGCAGTTGCTTTGCGTCGATCAGGGCCAGTTGTTCTTTGGCCTTGCCTTTGAGGTAGCGGCGCAGGCGCACTACGCCCAAGTCATGCTGGTAGAGGTTCTCGCGCTGGTTGGCGTCGAACTCCATGAACTCCAGCAGCACCCGGTCCTGCTCCAGCACCGCCCAGTGGCGCGCTTCCAGGCGGTTCTTGTAGAGGAAGCGCCAGGTGTCACGCTGCCAGCCGGTCAGCGGCCGCGCGCGCCAGTGGAATACCGCCGACAGGGCGCGGCTGCTTGGGGTGTAGCTGCCGATGATGGTGAAGTTGCCGCCTGGGCCGCCGGTCTTCGGGTAGGGGATTTCCAGGCGCAGCCAATGGCAGCCGTTATCGAGGAACTCAGTCCAGTCGAAGTTGACGCCGCGCTGGCCTTCTTTTTCGAAGAAGAAACCCTGCTCGGTGTCGCGGGTGACGAACTTGGCGGTGGCCTCGCCCTCGCTCATCGAGTGCGACATCTTGTGCAGGTAGGTGCCGTGCATCGGGTCCATGACGTTGTCGAGCACGTAGCGGTAGTCGCCTTTCCACTCGGTGTAGCAAAGGAAGCTGCTCCACTCGGGCGAAGTCAGCTGCTCGGGCAGCACCAGCTCGGGTGGCATCTCCAGGTGCGGGTCGGTGGCGTTGAACAAAAAGATTGCGCCTGCCGCTTCACGGGTATGGAACATCCGCGTCGGTCGGCTGCCTTCGAGCTTGCAGCCAGGGCTGCCGGGCACCTTGGTCACGGTGCCGTCGTAGCGCACTTCGACGCCGTGGTACGGGCACTGCAGGCGATCGCCCAGCACCGGCCCTTGCGACAGCGGCGCGCCGCGGTGCGGGCAGTGGTCTTCCAGGGCATGGACGCTGCCGTCGTTATCGCGCCACAGGGCGATCTTGTAGCCCAGGCGGCGAATCGACACCGGTTTATCGCTCAGCAGATCCGACGGCAGGACCGGGAACCAAAGGTCTTTCAGGCCATTGGCCAGGTGTTGTTCAACAGGGTCGACGGTTACGTGCATATTCATTTTGTTTTACCTCCGGTGGGTCATGCGCCCAGCCGCGCCATCAGGGTTTGGTAGGCCTCTGCAGTCCACTCGCCGCTGGTCAGCGGGCAGGGCGGGCCGGCCAGGTTGAGGTGGGCGAGCAAGTCGCCCAGCTCGCTCACGCCATTGCCGAAGGCGCGTTCGATGGAGTCGCCGAGCAGGTCTTCGAACGGCGTGTTGGGGCGTTTGCGCGCCTGGTGCGGTTGCAGGTAAACCTCGGGTGTGCTCATGGGATCGACCTCAGTTGTTCTTGGGCTTGTCGGTGAGGAATTTGCCTTGTGGCGC comes from the Pseudomonas urmiensis genome and includes:
- a CDS encoding PDR/VanB family oxidoreductase, with the protein product MSNSSTISALVHTLRHEAEGIISVELRPWGDTVFAPFEAGSHIDLHLPNGLVRSYSLLNSPSDQGRYVVGILRDRNSRGGSRFVHEHLRVGTELKISQPRNNFALDSRASHSVLVAGGIGITPIYCMFRQLLALGRSAELIYCARSRREAALLEQIAELGAKVIYHFNDEKDALPDLPGYLAGRPADTHFYCCGPTPMLDAFESACENLGYAHAHIERFTAAELPPAEDAQDSYSVELSKSGKTLHIEPGLNLLDVLLEAGCDIEYSCREGVCGSCETRVLEGDIDHRDGVLTKAERAANGSMMVCVSGCKSRRLVLDL
- a CDS encoding aromatic ring-hydroxylating oxygenase subunit alpha, with the protein product MNMHVTVDPVEQHLANGLKDLWFPVLPSDLLSDKPVSIRRLGYKIALWRDNDGSVHALEDHCPHRGAPLSQGPVLGDRLQCPYHGVEVRYDGTVTKVPGSPGCKLEGSRPTRMFHTREAAGAIFLFNATDPHLEMPPELVLPEQLTSPEWSSFLCYTEWKGDYRYVLDNVMDPMHGTYLHKMSHSMSEGEATAKFVTRDTEQGFFFEKEGQRGVNFDWTEFLDNGCHWLRLEIPYPKTGGPGGNFTIIGSYTPSSRALSAVFHWRARPLTGWQRDTWRFLYKNRLEARHWAVLEQDRVLLEFMEFDANQRENLYQHDLGVVRLRRYLKGKAKEQLALIDAKQLP
- a CDS encoding recombinase-like helix-turn-helix domain-containing protein, which gives rise to MSTPEVYLQPHQARKRPNTPFEDLLGDSIERAFGNGVSELGDLLAHLNLAGPPCPLTSGEWTAEAYQTLMARLGA